A genomic region of Janthinobacterium lividum contains the following coding sequences:
- a CDS encoding TonB-dependent siderophore receptor — protein MTLHPTTGAVRAALVLLLAVGAAGTGLPQAALAAESSPAASVRDYSIPAGSLRSALASFAIAAGVNLSTQGVALDGLVTPGLQGRHGISAGLQKLLQGSGLEVTDGGNGNYLLRKINTSTADGGLASMPAVVVSAEADRATEGTGLYTARNMSTATGLNLSQRHTPQTVSVISRQQMEDFDLTTLQDVARATPGLYGKTQGVSDQETTYFARGFALSHVNVDGLPLDVTGFNERNVSADMLMYDRVEVVRGATGLMEGAGAPSGSINMVRKRPTATPLLNASAHLGSWKDRQLTVDASNALNAAGSVRGRVAASWRDSDSFVDVVNNTNGTVYAIVEADLTPSTTAGIGFSRQHSRTDGVFVGLPTLPDGRHMDLPRSTFLNNADSFQKRDNNVVFADLETKLDKGWRSRFAITRIDASSSTRNTTNSRVDGETYLLEQSETGWKYNTEQVVADWRLSGPVTWFGRQHDLIVGASYRHDDSDAGQSWEGAGKRVIDIRHWNPRAYRMNGAPFEPYNWGRKTDEKGLYAAGNFSLADPLRLVLGGRFGWYAQDVTGWYATNPAWRRSLTENAKFTPYAGLVYDLDQHHSVYASATQIFQPQSELDVRGNTLPPLSGTNLEVGVKGEYFGGRLNASGALFRIRQNNRAMADEVNCPTGGAIYCARAAGQVQSEGIDLQLSGSPLPGWQIAGGYTYVLAKYTKDSVAANIGQRIATDEPKQLFKLYTNVQLSGSLAKWNLGASVYAQDKIYRRETGFDTRQGAYAIVGLTAGYRISEQLQLRVNVDNVLDRRYYQGLGYSWSGGLERYGAPRSVLLSLNYKM, from the coding sequence ATGACGCTCCATCCCACCACCGGCGCCGTGCGCGCCGCGCTGGTCCTGCTTCTCGCCGTGGGCGCCGCCGGCACCGGTTTGCCGCAAGCGGCGCTGGCCGCCGAGTCCAGTCCGGCCGCCAGCGTGCGCGACTACAGCATTCCCGCCGGCAGCTTGCGCAGCGCGCTGGCATCGTTTGCCATCGCCGCCGGCGTCAACCTGTCCACCCAGGGCGTGGCGCTCGACGGCCTGGTGACGCCAGGCTTGCAAGGGCGCCATGGCATTTCTGCCGGCCTGCAAAAACTGCTGCAAGGCAGCGGCCTCGAAGTGACGGACGGTGGCAATGGCAATTACCTCTTGCGTAAAATCAATACCAGCACGGCCGATGGCGGCCTGGCCAGCATGCCCGCCGTGGTCGTCAGCGCCGAGGCGGACCGCGCCACGGAAGGCACGGGCTTATATACGGCGCGCAATATGTCGACGGCCACGGGCCTGAATCTGTCGCAGCGCCACACGCCGCAAACGGTCAGCGTCATTTCGCGCCAGCAAATGGAAGATTTCGACCTGACCACCTTGCAGGACGTGGCGCGCGCCACGCCCGGCCTGTATGGCAAGACGCAGGGCGTGTCCGACCAGGAAACCACGTATTTCGCCCGGGGCTTTGCCTTGAGCCACGTCAACGTCGATGGCTTGCCGCTCGATGTGACGGGTTTCAATGAGCGCAACGTTTCCGCCGACATGCTGATGTACGACAGGGTGGAGGTGGTGCGCGGCGCCACGGGCCTGATGGAAGGGGCGGGCGCACCGTCGGGCAGCATCAACATGGTGCGCAAGCGTCCCACGGCCACGCCCTTGCTGAACGCCTCGGCCCACCTGGGAAGCTGGAAGGACCGGCAATTGACGGTGGACGCCAGCAATGCCCTGAACGCTGCGGGCAGCGTGCGGGGGCGTGTCGCGGCCAGCTGGCGCGACAGCGACAGTTTTGTTGACGTCGTCAACAATACCAACGGCACCGTGTATGCGATCGTCGAGGCGGATCTGACGCCGTCGACCACGGCCGGCATCGGTTTTTCGCGCCAGCACAGCCGCACCGACGGCGTGTTCGTCGGCTTGCCGACCTTGCCCGATGGCCGTCACATGGACTTGCCCCGCTCGACCTTCCTGAATAATGCCGATTCCTTCCAGAAGCGCGACAACAACGTCGTCTTCGCCGACCTGGAAACGAAGCTGGACAAGGGCTGGCGCAGCCGCTTCGCCATCACGCGCATCGATGCCTCGTCAAGCACGCGCAACACCACCAACAGCCGCGTCGACGGCGAAACGTATCTGCTGGAACAGTCGGAAACGGGCTGGAAGTACAACACGGAACAAGTGGTGGCGGACTGGCGCCTGAGCGGCCCCGTCACCTGGTTCGGCCGCCAGCATGACCTGATCGTGGGCGCCAGCTACCGCCATGACGATTCGGACGCGGGCCAGAGCTGGGAAGGCGCCGGGAAGCGCGTGATCGATATCCGCCACTGGAATCCGCGCGCCTACCGCATGAACGGCGCGCCGTTCGAGCCATATAACTGGGGCCGCAAGACGGACGAAAAGGGCCTGTATGCGGCCGGTAACTTCAGCCTGGCCGATCCGCTGCGCCTGGTGCTGGGCGGGCGCTTCGGCTGGTATGCGCAGGATGTCACGGGCTGGTATGCCACCAACCCGGCCTGGCGCCGCAGCCTGACGGAAAACGCGAAATTCACGCCATACGCGGGCCTCGTCTACGACCTGGACCAGCACCATTCCGTATATGCGAGCGCCACGCAGATATTCCAGCCGCAAAGCGAGCTCGATGTGCGCGGCAATACCTTGCCGCCTTTGAGCGGCACCAACCTGGAAGTGGGCGTCAAGGGAGAATATTTTGGCGGCAGGCTCAACGCCAGCGGCGCCTTGTTCCGCATCCGGCAGAATAACCGCGCCATGGCCGACGAGGTCAATTGCCCCACGGGCGGCGCCATCTATTGCGCCCGCGCGGCCGGGCAGGTGCAGAGCGAAGGCATCGACTTGCAATTGTCGGGCTCGCCATTGCCGGGCTGGCAGATCGCGGGTGGCTACACCTATGTACTGGCCAAGTACACCAAGGACAGCGTAGCGGCCAACATCGGCCAGCGCATCGCCACGGATGAGCCGAAGCAATTGTTCAAGCTGTACACGAATGTGCAGCTGAGCGGCAGCCTGGCGAAATGGAACCTGGGCGCCTCCGTCTACGCGCAGGACAAGATCTACCGCCGCGAAACGGGCTTCGATACGCGGCAGGGCGCTTACGCCATCGTCGGGCTGACGGCCGGCTACCGGATCAGTGAGCAGCTGCAGCTGCGCGTGAATGTCGACAACGTGCTCGACCGCCGCTACTACCAGGGACTCGGCTATTCATGGTCGGGCGGGCTGGAACGCTACGGTGCGCCGCGCAGCGTGCTGCTGTCCTTGAACTACAAGATGTAG
- a CDS encoding FecR domain-containing protein, with product MSASTAAIDPRAARAAAQWLVRLHGGALTPGEQQAFQAWRASDPAHEAAWQRAELVCSTLASVPPALRQTADAAPQSPHRRAVLYGLAGLIAAGPALWLASQSAPWQAWRAAIRTARGEIRHMTLPDGTRLVLNTDTAIDVHFDGAARLLVLHAGEIHVGTAHDGAVPARPFLVRSSNGAVRALGTHFSVRHAGSVLAPRTEVSVSEGAVEIQPRDAPDALRRIDAGRQCSFDDRAVSALTPLAPRAAGWLQGVLIAERMPLGEVLEQVARYRYGVLRCDPALAAMPVDGIFQLNDPDNILLLLQRSLPIRLARRTRYWISVESA from the coding sequence GTGAGCGCCAGCACGGCTGCCATCGATCCCCGCGCCGCGCGGGCGGCGGCGCAATGGCTGGTGCGCCTGCACGGGGGCGCCTTGACTCCAGGCGAGCAGCAAGCGTTCCAGGCCTGGCGCGCCAGCGATCCCGCGCACGAAGCGGCCTGGCAGCGTGCCGAACTCGTGTGCAGTACCCTGGCCAGCGTGCCGCCCGCGCTGCGCCAGACGGCGGACGCGGCGCCGCAGTCGCCGCACCGGCGTGCCGTGCTCTACGGCCTGGCCGGGCTGATCGCGGCCGGGCCGGCGCTGTGGCTGGCCAGCCAGTCGGCGCCGTGGCAGGCGTGGCGCGCCGCCATCCGCACGGCGAGGGGGGAAATCCGCCACATGACCTTACCTGACGGCACGCGACTGGTGCTTAACACGGACACGGCCATCGATGTGCATTTTGACGGCGCGGCGCGGCTGCTCGTGCTGCATGCAGGGGAAATCCATGTCGGCACGGCGCACGACGGGGCCGTGCCGGCGCGCCCCTTCCTCGTGCGCAGCAGCAATGGCGCCGTGCGCGCGCTGGGCACGCATTTCAGCGTGCGCCACGCTGGCAGCGTGCTGGCGCCGCGCACCGAGGTGAGCGTCAGCGAAGGCGCCGTCGAGATACAGCCACGGGACGCTCCCGACGCCTTGCGCAGGATCGATGCGGGCCGGCAGTGCAGTTTCGACGACCGTGCCGTTTCTGCCTTGACGCCGCTGGCGCCGCGCGCTGCCGGCTGGCTGCAGGGCGTGCTGATCGCCGAGCGCATGCCGCTGGGCGAGGTGCTCGAACAGGTGGCGCGCTACCGCTATGGCGTGCTGCGCTGCGATCCCGCGCTGGCGGCCATGCCCGTGGACGGCATCTTCCAGTTGAACGACCCGGACAACATCCTGCTCTTGCTGCAGCGTTCCTTGCCGATCCGGCTGGCGCGCCGCACGCGCTACTGGATCAGTGTCGAATCGGCTTGA
- a CDS encoding sigma-70 family RNA polymerase sigma factor, whose amino-acid sequence MNIAQSSESIAGIYSSHHGWLMRWLRAKLQCADHAADLAQDTFVRLLTAPPEGRQTLHEPRAYLTTVAQRLLIDHYRRLSLEQAWLETLAQQPDLLMQSPEERLLVREALQRIDAMLDGLPPPVRSAFLLAHVDGLAYGEIARRLAVSERSIKRYMVQAFERCILLIL is encoded by the coding sequence GTGAACATTGCGCAGTCCAGCGAGTCGATAGCCGGCATCTACAGCAGCCACCACGGCTGGCTGATGCGCTGGCTGCGCGCCAAGCTGCAGTGCGCCGACCATGCGGCCGACCTGGCGCAGGATACCTTCGTGCGCCTGCTGACGGCGCCGCCTGAGGGCCGGCAAACCTTGCACGAGCCGCGCGCCTACCTGACGACCGTGGCGCAGCGCCTGTTGATCGACCATTACCGGCGCCTGTCGCTGGAACAAGCCTGGCTGGAAACCCTGGCGCAGCAGCCCGATCTGCTGATGCAGTCGCCGGAAGAGCGTTTGCTGGTGCGCGAAGCCCTGCAGCGCATCGATGCCATGCTCGACGGCTTGCCGCCGCCGGTGCGCAGCGCCTTCCTGCTGGCGCATGTCGATGGTCTCGCGTATGGGGAAATCGCGCGGCGCCTGGCCGTGAGCGAGCGCAGCATCAAGCGCTACATGGTGCAGGCGTTTGAGCGCTGCATCCTGCTGATCCTGTGA
- a CDS encoding DUF3617 family protein, whose amino-acid sequence MKRRATLFLMTILPLCAATFASAAEPVQRLQRATGLWKVTPATSPFSWEICVDHPRDRLIDDDLWSGFEQECKIESQSRQGDSYQFEAGCPDARLAGAFKGDLAKAYTLSADTTVQVNVKNEVQHTELAAVFQGACPAGLAPGAKKMRGGMVMKSLYIKR is encoded by the coding sequence ATGAAGCGCCGCGCGACCTTGTTTCTGATGACCATCCTTCCCCTGTGCGCGGCCACGTTCGCCTCGGCGGCCGAGCCGGTGCAGCGCTTGCAGCGCGCCACGGGGCTGTGGAAGGTGACGCCCGCCACCTCGCCATTTTCCTGGGAAATCTGCGTCGACCATCCGCGCGACCGCCTGATCGACGACGATCTGTGGTCCGGTTTCGAGCAGGAATGCAAGATCGAGTCGCAAAGCCGCCAGGGTGACAGTTATCAATTCGAGGCCGGCTGCCCGGACGCCAGGCTGGCTGGTGCCTTCAAGGGCGACCTGGCCAAGGCATATACCCTGAGCGCTGACACCACCGTGCAAGTCAATGTCAAGAACGAAGTGCAGCACACGGAACTGGCAGCCGTGTTCCAGGGCGCTTGTCCGGCAGGGCTGGCGCCGGGCGCGAAGAAAATGCGCGGCGGCATGGTGATGAAGAGCCTGTACATCAAGCGCTAG
- the pyk gene encoding pyruvate kinase — MTMQVQQRATKIVSTIGPASNDIDTLVRMFKAGVDVVRLNFSHGKAQDHIDRARMVREAAALCGREVAIMADLQGPKIRVGKFEEGKIFLENGAKFILDAKWGENGELGNIERCGLDYKELPRDLRTADVLLLNDGLIVLTVDKVVGSEIHTTVKIGGELSNNKGINRQGGGLSAPALTAKDMEDVKTAMSFQADYVAVSFPKNATDMVMARQLANIAGEAWDHKPMMIAKIERAEAIPALQEILDASDGIMVARGDLAVEVGNAAVPALQKRMIKMARASNKLAITATQMMESMIVNAVPTRAEVSDVANAVLDGTDAVMTSAETASGRYPIETVEAMAAICLDAEKWDTCKLDADFLNATFSRIDQSIAYGALFTAHHLRVKAIATLTESGSTALWMSRCNIDIPIVALTPSVGTRRKLALYRNVSTLELTSGTDRDKVLQQAEDLLLEHKVVAKGDTVVLTWGEPMGKVGGTNALKIMKIGQH, encoded by the coding sequence ATGACCATGCAAGTACAGCAACGCGCCACCAAGATCGTTTCCACCATCGGCCCCGCTTCCAACGATATCGATACTCTGGTCCGCATGTTCAAGGCCGGCGTCGACGTCGTGCGCCTGAACTTTTCGCATGGCAAGGCGCAAGACCATATCGACCGCGCCCGCATGGTGCGCGAAGCGGCTGCCCTGTGCGGCCGCGAAGTGGCCATCATGGCCGACTTGCAAGGCCCGAAGATTCGCGTCGGCAAGTTTGAAGAAGGTAAGATTTTCCTGGAAAACGGCGCCAAGTTCATCCTCGACGCGAAATGGGGAGAAAACGGCGAATTGGGCAATATCGAGCGCTGCGGCCTCGACTACAAGGAATTGCCGCGCGACTTGCGCACGGCCGACGTATTGTTGCTGAATGACGGCCTGATCGTCTTGACTGTGGACAAGGTCGTCGGCAGCGAAATCCACACCACCGTCAAGATCGGCGGCGAATTGTCGAACAACAAGGGCATCAACCGCCAGGGCGGCGGCCTGTCCGCTCCGGCCCTGACGGCGAAAGACATGGAAGACGTGAAAACGGCGATGAGCTTCCAGGCCGATTACGTGGCTGTGTCCTTCCCGAAAAATGCCACCGACATGGTCATGGCGCGCCAGCTGGCCAATATCGCCGGCGAAGCGTGGGACCACAAGCCGATGATGATCGCCAAGATCGAGCGCGCGGAAGCTATTCCTGCGCTGCAAGAAATTCTCGACGCGTCCGACGGCATCATGGTGGCCCGTGGCGACCTGGCCGTGGAAGTGGGCAACGCGGCCGTGCCGGCCTTGCAAAAGCGCATGATCAAGATGGCGCGCGCCTCGAACAAGCTGGCCATCACGGCCACGCAGATGATGGAATCGATGATCGTCAACGCCGTGCCGACCCGCGCGGAAGTGTCGGACGTGGCGAATGCCGTGCTCGATGGCACGGATGCCGTCATGACGTCGGCGGAAACGGCCTCGGGCCGTTATCCGATCGAAACGGTGGAAGCGATGGCCGCCATCTGCCTGGACGCGGAGAAATGGGATACCTGCAAGCTGGACGCCGATTTCCTCAACGCCACGTTCTCGCGCATCGACCAGTCGATCGCGTATGGCGCGCTGTTTACGGCCCATCACCTGCGCGTGAAGGCGATTGCCACCCTGACGGAATCAGGTTCCACGGCACTGTGGATGAGCCGTTGCAATATCGACATCCCGATCGTGGCCCTGACCCCGAGCGTGGGCACGCGCCGCAAGCTGGCCCTGTACCGCAACGTCAGCACCCTGGAGCTGACATCCGGTACCGACCGCGACAAGGTCTTGCAACAGGCGGAAGACTTGCTGCTGGAACATAAAGTCGTGGCCAAGGGCGACACCGTCGTGCTGACCTGGGGCGAGCCGATGGGCAAGGTCGGCGGCACGAACGCGCTGAAAATCATGAAGATCGGCCAGCACTGA
- the gap gene encoding type I glyceraldehyde-3-phosphate dehydrogenase, producing the protein MTIKVAINGYGRIGRNVLRAFYEGGKQQDIEIVAINDLGDAKSNAHLTRYDTVHGKFPGVVTIDGDNMIVNGDRIRVFAQRDPALIPWGELGVDVVLECTGFFTTKEKASAHLKGGAKKVIISAPGGKDVDATIVFGVNQHVLKATDTVISNASCTTNCLAPLVKPLNDAIGIESGLMTTVHAYTNDQVLSDVMHEDLRRARSATHSMIPTKTGAAAAVGLVLPELNGKLDGFAVRVPTINVSLVDLSFIAKRDTSVEEVNALLKTASEGALKGILTYQTEPLVSIDFNHNPASSNFDATLTKVSGRLVKVSSWYDNEWGFSNRMLDTTVALMAAK; encoded by the coding sequence ATGACCATCAAAGTTGCCATCAATGGCTATGGCCGCATCGGCCGCAATGTCTTGCGCGCGTTTTATGAAGGCGGCAAGCAGCAGGATATCGAAATCGTCGCCATCAATGACCTGGGCGACGCCAAGTCGAATGCACATCTGACGCGCTACGACACGGTACACGGCAAGTTTCCCGGCGTCGTCACCATCGACGGCGACAACATGATCGTCAATGGCGACCGCATCCGCGTCTTCGCGCAGCGCGACCCGGCCCTGATACCGTGGGGCGAACTCGGCGTGGACGTGGTGCTCGAATGCACGGGCTTCTTCACGACCAAGGAAAAAGCTTCGGCCCACCTGAAGGGCGGGGCGAAAAAGGTCATCATTTCCGCGCCGGGCGGCAAGGACGTGGACGCCACCATCGTGTTCGGCGTCAACCAGCATGTGCTGAAAGCCACGGATACCGTGATTTCCAACGCTTCGTGTACGACGAATTGCCTCGCGCCATTGGTGAAACCCCTCAACGACGCCATCGGCATCGAATCGGGCCTGATGACCACCGTGCACGCCTACACGAACGACCAGGTATTGAGCGACGTGATGCATGAAGACTTGCGCCGCGCCCGTTCGGCCACGCATTCGATGATCCCCACCAAGACGGGCGCGGCTGCCGCCGTCGGCCTGGTCTTGCCGGAACTGAATGGCAAGCTGGACGGTTTTGCCGTGCGCGTGCCGACGATCAACGTTTCGCTGGTCGACCTGTCCTTCATTGCCAAGCGCGACACCAGCGTCGAGGAAGTCAATGCCTTGCTGAAAACGGCGTCGGAAGGCGCCCTGAAAGGCATCTTGACGTACCAGACGGAACCGCTCGTCTCCATCGATTTCAACCATAACCCCGCTTCGTCGAACTTCGATGCCACCCTGACCAAGGTCTCGGGCCGCCTCGTGAAAGTGTCGTCGTGGTATGACAACGAGTGGGGCTTCTCGAACCGCATGCTCGACACGACGGTCGCCCTGATGGCGGCCAAGTAA
- the ppc gene encoding phosphoenolpyruvate carboxylase yields MQMNEVKDELLSSDIRQLGRLLGDAIRNHLGDPAFERIEHVRQLAIRFRRDNDEAARAQLSDALQALSQEETTQLTRAFSYFSLLANIAEDQHHIRRTRAHLIAGSPPRQGSLSHAVGNVFDAGKADALETFFEDAFVSPVFTAHPTEVQRKSIQNCQMAIARLLSERDRVQMTPEEAEQNEEALGRGIVTLWQTRLLRTSKLSVMDEVANGLSFYDHTILRELPKLYSSLETMLAQRDARWEDAELPNFMKVGSWIGGDRDGNPFVTAEILRSTLQTQADKVLDFYLGELRKLASQLSLAQILNACSEPLRALAERSADASPHRVDEPYRRALHGIHARLDATRVVLSGKGKQADGVQPYAAAVELLADLDVVQHSLVSNGLRALARGRLRQLRRAVKVFGFSLAPLDLRQNSDVHERVVGELFAGAQPGLVYLDLDEEQRISLLLAELESPRLLTSPYAHYSEETTSELDIFRAVREAHVKYGKESVPNCIISKAASVSDLLEVALLLKEVGLLRQDSREVDVNIIPLFETIDDLRAGPAIMARAFGLPFYRGLLASRADQQEVMLGYSDSNKDGGFLTSGWELYKAEIELVTVFKQEQIKLRLFHGRGGSVGRGGGPSYEAILAQPAGAVQGQIRLTEQGEVITAKYANPEVGRRNLEVLVAATIQSTLLPQAQLQPKASAGAGHLAAMEELSGTALNAYRDLVYGTEGFEQYFWESTVIAEIAALNIGSRPASRKKSTSIEDLRAIPWVLSWAQCRLMLPGWFGFGSAVQAYLAAHPADGADVLRGMYTDWPFFTSLLSNMDMVLAKSDIAIAGKYAELVKDKALRDAIFTRIRAEYAATLDALKLITGQEELQQANPLMQRSIRNRFPYIDPLNHVQVELLKRFREGKQDAAARTGIHLSINGIAAGLRNSG; encoded by the coding sequence ATGCAAATGAATGAAGTGAAAGACGAGCTGCTGAGCAGCGATATCCGCCAGCTGGGCCGTCTGCTGGGCGACGCCATCCGCAACCACCTGGGCGACCCCGCCTTCGAACGCATCGAACATGTGCGCCAGCTGGCTATCCGTTTCCGCCGCGACAATGATGAAGCGGCACGCGCGCAGCTGTCGGACGCGCTGCAAGCGCTGTCGCAGGAAGAAACCACGCAGTTGACGCGCGCTTTCAGCTATTTCTCGCTGCTGGCCAATATTGCAGAAGACCAACATCACATCCGCCGCACGCGCGCCCATCTGATCGCCGGCTCGCCGCCGCGCCAGGGTAGCCTCAGCCATGCCGTCGGCAACGTGTTTGACGCCGGCAAGGCCGATGCGCTGGAAACGTTCTTTGAAGATGCGTTTGTCAGCCCCGTCTTCACGGCGCATCCGACGGAAGTGCAGCGCAAGAGTATCCAGAATTGCCAGATGGCCATCGCCCGCCTGTTGAGCGAGCGCGACCGCGTGCAAATGACGCCGGAAGAGGCCGAGCAAAACGAAGAAGCGCTGGGCCGCGGCATCGTCACCCTGTGGCAGACGCGTCTGCTGCGCACCAGCAAGCTGTCCGTCATGGATGAAGTGGCCAATGGCCTGTCGTTCTACGACCATACGATCCTGCGTGAACTGCCGAAATTGTATTCCTCGCTGGAAACCATGCTGGCCCAGCGCGATGCCCGCTGGGAAGATGCGGAATTACCCAATTTCATGAAAGTCGGCAGCTGGATCGGCGGCGACCGCGACGGCAACCCGTTTGTCACGGCCGAGATCCTGCGCAGTACCCTGCAAACGCAGGCTGACAAGGTACTCGATTTTTACCTCGGTGAATTGCGCAAGCTCGCTTCGCAACTGTCGCTGGCGCAAATACTGAACGCGTGCAGCGAACCGCTGCGCGCGCTGGCCGAGCGTTCGGCCGATGCGTCGCCGCACCGGGTCGACGAACCGTACCGCCGCGCCCTGCACGGCATCCATGCACGCCTGGACGCCACGCGCGTGGTGCTATCCGGCAAGGGCAAGCAGGCAGACGGCGTGCAGCCCTACGCCGCCGCTGTTGAACTGCTGGCTGACCTGGACGTGGTCCAGCATTCGCTGGTCAGCAATGGTTTGCGTGCGCTGGCGCGCGGCCGGCTGCGCCAGCTGCGCCGCGCCGTCAAGGTGTTCGGCTTTTCGCTGGCGCCGCTCGACTTGCGCCAGAATTCCGACGTGCACGAGCGCGTCGTGGGCGAACTGTTCGCGGGTGCCCAGCCGGGCCTCGTCTACCTGGACCTCGATGAAGAGCAGCGCATCAGCTTGCTGCTGGCCGAGCTGGAGTCGCCACGCCTGCTGACGTCGCCGTATGCGCACTACTCGGAAGAAACGACGTCCGAACTCGACATCTTCCGCGCCGTGCGCGAGGCCCATGTCAAATATGGCAAGGAATCGGTACCGAACTGCATCATCTCGAAGGCGGCCAGCGTCTCGGACCTGCTGGAAGTGGCCTTGCTGCTCAAGGAAGTAGGCTTGCTGCGCCAGGATAGCCGCGAAGTCGATGTCAACATCATTCCCCTGTTCGAAACCATCGACGACTTGCGCGCCGGCCCCGCCATCATGGCGCGCGCCTTCGGCTTGCCGTTCTACCGCGGCTTGCTCGCGTCGCGCGCCGACCAGCAGGAAGTCATGCTTGGTTACTCGGACAGCAACAAGGACGGTGGCTTTTTGACCTCCGGCTGGGAACTCTACAAGGCCGAGATCGAGCTGGTGACGGTGTTCAAGCAAGAACAGATCAAGCTGCGATTGTTCCACGGCCGCGGCGGTTCCGTCGGCCGTGGCGGCGGACCCAGCTACGAAGCCATCCTGGCCCAGCCGGCCGGCGCCGTGCAGGGACAGATCCGTTTGACGGAGCAAGGCGAAGTCATCACGGCCAAGTATGCGAACCCGGAAGTAGGGCGCCGCAACCTGGAAGTGCTGGTGGCGGCCACCATCCAGTCGACCCTTCTGCCGCAGGCGCAGCTGCAGCCGAAGGCCTCGGCTGGCGCGGGCCATCTGGCCGCGATGGAAGAGCTTTCGGGCACGGCCCTGAACGCCTACCGCGACCTCGTGTATGGCACGGAGGGCTTTGAACAGTATTTCTGGGAATCGACGGTGATCGCGGAGATTGCCGCCCTGAATATCGGCAGCCGTCCCGCCTCGCGCAAGAAATCCACGTCCATCGAGGATTTGCGCGCCATTCCCTGGGTCCTGAGCTGGGCGCAATGCCGTTTGATGCTGCCGGGCTGGTTTGGTTTCGGTTCTGCCGTGCAAGCCTACCTGGCGGCCCATCCTGCCGATGGCGCGGACGTACTGCGCGGCATGTACACGGACTGGCCATTCTTCACGTCCTTGCTGTCGAACATGGATATGGTCCTGGCCAAGAGCGATATCGCCATTGCCGGCAAGTATGCGGAACTGGTCAAGGACAAGGCCTTGCGCGACGCCATTTTCACGCGCATCCGCGCCGAATATGCGGCCACCCTCGACGCCCTGAAGCTGATCACGGGCCAGGAAGAGTTGCAGCAAGCCAATCCGCTGATGCAGCGTTCGATACGCAACCGCTTCCCGTATATCGATCCGCTCAATCACGTGCAGGTGGAGCTGTTGAAACGTTTCCGCGAAGGTAAGCAGGACGCGGCGGCGCGCACGGGCATCCACTTGTCGATCAATGGCATTGCGGCGGGGTTGCGCAACAGCGGTTAG
- a CDS encoding RrF2 family transcriptional regulator: protein MRLTAYTDYTLRTLMYLGVHRDRLVTIQDIADLHSISKNHLMKVVHQLGLSGIVETVRGRNGGLRLARDPAEINIGTVVRETESDFFMAECFNKENNTCPLTPDCLLKAKLGQATAAFLAVLDTVTLASILEATPGAPASMAGVIRLHVENI, encoded by the coding sequence ATGCGACTGACTGCCTATACCGACTACACTCTGCGCACCCTGATGTACCTGGGCGTGCACCGCGACCGCCTCGTGACCATCCAGGACATCGCCGACCTACATTCCATCTCGAAGAATCACCTGATGAAGGTGGTGCACCAGCTGGGCCTGTCAGGCATCGTGGAAACGGTACGTGGGAGAAATGGCGGCCTGCGCCTGGCGCGCGACCCGGCCGAGATCAATATCGGCACCGTCGTGCGCGAGACGGAAAGCGATTTCTTTATGGCGGAATGTTTTAACAAGGAAAACAACACTTGCCCGCTGACGCCTGATTGCCTGCTGAAGGCCAAGCTGGGCCAGGCCACGGCCGCCTTCCTGGCCGTGCTCGATACGGTGACCCTCGCATCGATACTCGAAGCGACGCCGGGCGCGCCAGCGTCGATGGCAGGCGTGATCCGCCTCCACGTGGAAAATATCTGA